A genomic region of Zea mays cultivar B73 chromosome 6, Zm-B73-REFERENCE-NAM-5.0, whole genome shotgun sequence contains the following coding sequences:
- the LOC100282145 gene encoding uncharacterized protein LOC100282145, with translation MDQVLNKVGSYWFSKRASKEIDSIGDDISSISSSIGGSAKWMVNKIKGKMQKALPDLLKEYDMPAGLFPRDTTNYEFNEETKKLTVYIPSACDVGYKDSSVLRFFTCVTGYLEKGKFSDIEGMKTKVLVWTKVTAIKTEGPKVHFTAGVKKTRSRDAYEVVRDGITIDKF, from the exons atGGATCAGGTGCTCAACAAGGTGGGGAGCTACTGGTTCAGCAAAAGGGCCAGCAAGGAAATCGACTCCATCGGCGACGACATCAGC TCGATCTCAAGCAGCATTGGAGGGTCAGCCAAATGGATGGTGAACAAAATTAAAG GGAAGATGCAGAAAGCACTTCCAGATCTCCTCAAGGAATATGACATGCCAGCAGGGCTCTTCCCACGGGACACGACTAACTATGAGTTCAATGAAGAGACAAAGAAGCTGACAGTGTACATCCCGTCAGCCTGTGATGTTGGTTACAAGGACTCGTCAGTGCTGCGGTTCTTCACCTGTGTGACCGGCTACCTTGAAAAGGGGAAGTTTTCCGACATCGAGGGCATGAAGACCAAAGTGCTGGTCTGGACCAAGGTGACTGCCATCAAGACCGAGGGCCCAAAGGTCCATTTCACTGCAGGCGTGAAGAAGACTCGGAGCCGTGATGCCTATGAGGTCGTCAGAGATGGTATCACCATAGACAAGTTCTAG
- the LOC109940635 gene encoding uncharacterized protein produces the protein MTHICSAERRVLLYLDHDMVFIPINIRETHWYLVVIHARNMEIQVLDSLGTSQDRKDLTDSIKGLQRQIEMISQRKELKDHRWPDLQVASWPLREIDMGYAKQTDSSSCGLFLLNYIEYWTGDELSDSFTQDDMSHFRKKMAAILLSSALNKRRGCLLYKNEKEVDSGSPSDVEILENPTDSNKRKLLHVLDDSEVVFEDEEGPITQADLQRWFVDDWDKRAPVKVSNDGCTNDFLMVGLSTKDMSVTKADSIDVLCDYIMAIEDDTTLERTWVRSFNPFKIEISVKDLQNILTTTQDMILRCFDMAVRLLANKESRRPKEEIINNRKHYMDMRFWRMVGFGKLPKYHQDPTTEELAKTLDCWPSMNYYITGCRYVLMPWKFNGCHALFVIDHVKKHVTFIDFTPTQDWCKHMPYKRFAEAIIMASKKI, from the exons ATGACACACATATGTAGCGCTGAACGAAGGGTGTTACTTTACCTAGACCATGACATG GTGTTTATTCCGATAAACATCCGAGAGACGCATTGGTATCTTGTTGTGATCCATGcaagaaatatggagatacaagTGCTCGATTCACTTGGTACTTCACAAGACCGCAAAGACCTCACTGACTCT ATTAAAGGACTGCAAAgacaaatagaaatgatatctcaACGTAAGGAGTTAAAAGACCACAGGTGGCCAGACCTCCAAGTTGCTTCTTGGCCGCTCAGAGAAATAGACATGGGATATGCAAAGCAGACAGATAG CTCTTCATGTGGcctctttcttttgaactatatcgAATACTGGACAGGGGATGAACTGTCTGACAGTTTTACCCAG GATGACATGTCACACTTTAGGAAAAAAatggctgctatattactatcttcagccctgaataagagaagggggtgtctgttatacaaaaatgaaaaagaagTTGACTCTGGAAGCCCATCTGATGTTGAGATATTAGAAAACCCAACAGATTCTAATAAGAGGAAACTACTCCACGTGCTTGATGATAGCGAAGTAGTGTTTGAAGATGAGGAAGGCCCTATTACTCAAGCAGACTTGCAAAGGTGGTTTGTTGATGATTGGGATAAAAGAGCTCCTGTAAAAGTCTCTAACGATGGTTGCACCAATGACTTTTTAATGGTTGGTCTTTCCACAAAGGACATGTCAGTGACCAAAGCCGATTCAATAGATGTTTTATGTGATTATATCATGGCAATAGAAGACGATACGACACTAGA GAGAACATGGGTGCGAAGTTTCAAtccttttaagatagaaatatctgTCAAAGACCTGCAAAACATATTAACGACAACTCAAGATATGATTCTAAGATGTTTTGATATGGCTGTTCGGCTGCTTGCCAATAAAGAGTCACGTAGACCGAAAGAAGAAATCATAAATAATAGAAAGCATTATATGGACATGCGTTTTTGG AGAATGGTTGGTTTTGGTAAACTtccaaagtaccatcaggatcctacaacagaagagttagccaaaacactcgattgttggccatcaatgaattattatatcacgggttgtagatat GTTCTCATGCCATGGAAATTCAATGGATGTCACGCCCTTTTCGTAATAGATCATGTTAAAAAGCATGTGACTTTTATCGATTTTACACCTACTCAAGATTGGTGTAAAcacatgccatacaagaggttTGCGGAAGCGATTATCATGGCCTCAAAAAAAATATAA
- the LOC109940636 gene encoding uncharacterized protein, whose translation MYETVKHFDNLLHEKHVYKMHNVKFSLHPGEFNFRHLNGPMELCLDQQTIVEPYIVPIQMAPFPKQILLNLADIAELPNRTLVDIMAIVVHLDTIHRTMWGPFRKIVIMDARGYLHIIKVWGDLLNKNALRWALAKEDYGIIIGTMFRRFRRQECLESSDYTAIHFNPFHHNTHHFGPIQKALVALNNRQFAVTFLEEQRRR comes from the exons ATGTATGAGACAGTCAAACATTTCGACAATTTGCTCCATGAAAAGCATGTTTACAAGATGCATAATGTAAAGTTCAGTCTTCATCCGGGTGAATTTAATTTTCGTCATCTAAATGGTCCCATGGAATTGTGTCTTGACCAACAAACTATCGTGGAGCCATACATTGTTCCAATTCAAATGGCGCCATTCCCAAAACAAATACTCTTGAACCTTGCTGATATTGCCGAGTTGCCAAACAGGACTTTAGTCG aCATTATGGCTATTGTAGTCCACTTGGATACAATTCATCGCACAATGTGGGGACCTTTCAGAAAGATTGTTATAATGGATGCTAG AGGGTATTTACATATCATTAAAGTTTGGGGTGACCTACTAAACAAAAATGCACTACGCTGGGCGTTGGCTAAGGAGGATTATGGCATAATAATTGGGACTATGTTTAGACGGTTCAGAAGACAAG AGTGCCTCGAGTCTTCGGATTATACCGCAATACACTTCAATCCGTTCCATCACAACACCCATCATTTTGGAC CAATTCAAAAAGCTTTGGTGGCGCTGAACAACCGTCAATTTGCCGTTACATTTCTTGAAGAACAAAGGCGTAGATAG